From one Salvelinus sp. IW2-2015 linkage group LG11, ASM291031v2, whole genome shotgun sequence genomic stretch:
- the LOC111970234 gene encoding SOSS complex subunit B1, with protein MTTETHVKDIKPGLKNLNVIFIVLETGRVTKTKDGHEVRTCKVADKTGSISISVWDEVGGLIQTGDIIRLTKGYASVFKGCLTLYTGRGGELLKIGEFCMVYSEVPNFSEPNLEYSNMDQMKNKTVLSDQGNILNNNSAGNDTTNGNGVNSQGSGSSTTPPQGGRAGSGVSSRATNPGGTTVNGKETRRSTKR; from the exons ATGACGACTGAGACCCACGTCAAGGACATCAAGCCAGGACTCAAGAATCTCAACGTTATCTTCATCGTACTGgaaaccgg ACGAGTGACAAAGACAAAGGATGGGCATGAGGTGCGGACCTGTAAGGTGGCTGACAAAACAGGCAGCATCAGCATCTCTGTTTGGGATGAGGTGGGGGGACTGATCCAAACCGGTGACATAATCAGACTCACTAAGGG ATATGCGTCTGTGTTCAAAGGTTGCCTGACTCTGTACACAGGCAGAGGTGGAGAGCTGTTGAAGATTGGAGA gttctgCATGGTGTACTCCGAGGTGCCAAATTTCAGTGAGCCTAACCTAGAATATTCTAACATGGACCAGATGAAAAACAAGACG GTACTCAGTGACCAAGGAAACATACTGAACAATAACTCAGCTG GAAATGACACTACCAATGGGAACGGTGTAAATTCACAAGGTTCCGGGAGCTCAACTACCCCTCCGCAGGGAGGGCGGGCTGGCAGTGGTGTCAGCAGCAGGGCAACCAATCCAGGAGGGACCACTGTCAATGGAAAGGAGACCAGACGTTCTACCAAAAGATga